GCGAGCGAAGAGAGCTGCCGGTAGCTGGGAAGGCAGTCTCGCGCCCTCGGTGAAGACCCTCCTGAGTGCGGGGAGGAACGGCTGTTCCCGGCCCCTCGGGTCGGGCAAGCCTCATGCTCCGCCGGTTGGCATCCGTGACCCGGCCGGAACGAGGCCGCCACCGTGGTGGCGGCGAAGGCGTGGTGGCACCGCGAGCACCCTTATCGCCCACGCTCCCAAGGGATCATGACGAGTCCCTCGGAGGACGGCGATGATCCACCCGACGAGCCGCGTACTGGTCGCCGACCTACGGCGGCACCTCGACGAGACCGTGAGTGTCTGCGGCTGGACGACGACGCTGCGGCTGCAGCGGACGATGCAGTTCGTGGTCGTACGAGACCATTCCGGCACGGTGCAGGTCACCCATCGACGCGGCGGCACCGGCGACACCGTCGAGGCGGAGCTCGACGGTCTCACCACCGAGTCAGCGGTGCGCATCACGGGCCGGGTCGTGGACAACCCGATCGTGAAGCTCGGTGGACTTGAGCTGGTCCCCGAGTCGGTCGAGGTGCTCAACCGGGCCACATCGCCGCTGCCGATCGACGAGCACACCGGGATCGAGCAGCGCCTGGACTGGCGCTTCCTCGACGTGCGCCGCCGCCCGGCCGCGCAGCTGTTGTTCGCCGTGCAGGCCACGCTGGAGCAGGGCATGCGCGAGTACGCCTACGCGAACGGCTGCACCGAGATGCACACCCCGAAGCTGATGGGAACCGCCTCGGAGTCCGGGGCGGCGGTCTTCCGGCTCGGCTACTTCGACCGCAGCGCGTACCTGGCGCAGTCGCCGCAGTTCTTCAAGCAGATGGCGATCGCCGCCGGCATCGACCGGGTGTTCGAGATCGGACCGGTCTTCCGCGCCGAGCCGTCGTACACCGCCCGGCACGCCACCGAGTTCACCGGCGTGGACGTGGAGCTGGCCTGGATCACGGACGTCGAGGACGTGATGGTCTTCGAGGAGCGCATGCTCGCCCACGCGCTGAGCAGGGTCGCCGACGCTCACGCCGACGCGGTCACCGAGCAGTTCGGCGTCGAGGTCACCGTTCCGGACACGCCGTTCCCGCGGATCACGATGGCCGAGGCCCACCGGGTCCTGCGTGGCGCCGGCTGGAACCCGCGGGGGGACAAGGAGGACCTGGACCCGGAGGGCGAGCGGCTGCTGGGCGCGCACATCAAGGAGACGAGAGGGCACGACTTCGTGTTCGTCACCCAGTACCCGGCGAGCATCCGGCCCTTCTACCACATGCGACCGGCCGACGAGCCGGACACGACGTCGAGCTTCGACCTGCTGTGGAAGGGGCTGGAGATCACCACCGGCGCCCAGCGCGAGCACCGCTACGACGTACTGACGAGGCAGGCGGCGGAGAAGGGCATGGGCGTCGAGCCCCTGCAGGACTACCTGAACTGCTTCCGCTTCGGCTGCCCGCCGCACGGCGGCCTCGGCATGGGGCTGGGTCGGGTGATGATGGTGCTGCTGGGGCTGGAGTCGATCCGGGAAGCGACGTTCCTCTTCCGCGGCCCGAACCGCCTCACCCCGTAGCGTCCACGTGCGCTTGTCCGTCATCGCGGCACCGCACTACCGTGCCGATGTGGATCTCTTCGCACGCTCGTGGACGGCCTTGCGCACGGCGGTCGCCGAACTCCCGGACGAGGACTTCGCGCAGCCGTCCGGCTGCACCGGCTGGCTCGTGCGGGACCTGGTGTGCCACCTGGTCATCGACGCTCAGGACGTCCTGATCACCCTCGTGACCCCTGCCGAAACGGAACCGACCCGCGACGCGGTGACCTACTGGGACGTCGCCGAAACGCCGCCGACCGGCGACGACCCGCTCGACGCGCTGACCGTCCGGCTGGCCGCCGCGTACGAGGAGCCTCGGCTGCTCAAGTTCCACGTCGACGACGTCGGCTCCGCCGCCGGCCGCGCCGCCGAGCTCGCCGATCCGGGCCTCCGGGTCGGCACCCGCGGCGAGGTCCTCACCGCGGGCGACTACCTCTCCGCGTACATCCTGGAGTGGACGCTGCACCACCTCGACCTGGTCGCGCACCTCCCGGACGCGGCGGAACCGCCCGCGGAGGGGCTCGCCCGGTCCCGCGAGATGCTGGAGAAGATCGCCGGTACCGCGTTCCCCGCGTCGTTCTCCGACAAGGACGCGCTGCTGGTCGGCACCGGACGGCGTGCCCCGACCGACGCGGAGAAGGCCGAACTGGGCGAGCTGGCTGCGAGACTCCCGCTCGTCCTCGGCTGATCGTCCGGCTGAACGGGACCGGCCCGACTAATCGGACGCAGGACACTAGGAGCCTGCGAGAGCGTTGTCGAGCCTGTTCAGGAGTGCTCTCGCGTCGGCCTCGTCCTCAGGGGAGACGGGAAGGGGGCGGTCCGAGTCGCCGAGATTGGGAATGTCGGCCTCGTTCGGGTCGTCGACATAGGTGTCGCGCAGCCACTGGGCCAACTCGTCGCGGACCTCTCGCGCCCTCTCCACGTAGTCGACGCCGCCGATCGACGACCCACCGTGAGTGGCCTGGAACCGTGCCGCCTCGCCGATGTCGGTCAGACCGGCCTGGTACATGGGGTCGTCGGGGTGCAGGTAGTACCTGCCGGCCAGATAGTCCAGCACGACGTCGTCAGGGTGGAACCTCCCCAGGTGCGGGTTGACGGGCGCGTAGAGATCCGTGTACTCCGTATGAATGCCGGCGCCGATGACGTCCTTGAGTGTCAACACCTTGTCGGCGATCTTCAGCACCTTCGAGTGTGGCAGGAAGTAGGAGCCGAGATCGGCCAGCTCGCTGAAGTCCCCCTTGGCCAGACTGACAGGGTTGGGTAGGAGAGAGTCCCACAGCTCCCCGAGCGCGTCCGACGAGCTCCACTCCGCGGGTATCTCCTTCCAGGACTCCGGTGACTCGTCGGACCAGAACTCCATGGTCTCGTCCGCCAAGGTCACCGTTGCCCTCGCGAGCTCGCGGGTCGCCAGGTTGTACGCCAGCGCCTCGGCGCTGGCGTTCGCGGAGAAGACCGGCCTGCTGTTCAGGATCCGGTCGAGCAGTGCCTTGGCGGTGAGGTCGGCGGTCTGGGCGTAGTTGAGGACGGTGCGGACCTTGCTGGTGAGCTGGTTCTCCGCCCAGAAGAGCTGATCGGCCACGTCGTCCGCGGCGTTGAGCTCACCGTCGTTGGGACTCACCAGAATCGTGACGGCGCCGTCCGCGCTGATCTGTACTCCCTGGAACGCCACCTTCGTGGAGCTCTCGGCCACGGACCGCCCGACCCGTTCTGCGTCGGTCTCGGACTCCTCGAGATCCTCCTTGGCCTTGCTGATGGCCGTGTACAGGCTGTACATGGCACGACCGCCTGCCTGCATCTGGAGTCGAGAGGTCTCCAGCGCGACGGAGTTGATCTCCATGACGTAGGCAGCCTGCGGCTGGCCCTCGCCCGTCCAGGCCGCACCGCCCTGGACCGCGCTTCCGACCTCGCTGTCGAAGTAGTCGTACGCGTTGGCGAGATACGGCTCGGCGGCGTCGAAGCCGAAGTCCAGCAACGCCTGCGGGTTGACGGTCTTGAGCGT
Above is a window of Streptosporangiales bacterium DNA encoding:
- the aspS gene encoding aspartate--tRNA(Asn) ligase, which codes for MIHPTSRVLVADLRRHLDETVSVCGWTTTLRLQRTMQFVVVRDHSGTVQVTHRRGGTGDTVEAELDGLTTESAVRITGRVVDNPIVKLGGLELVPESVEVLNRATSPLPIDEHTGIEQRLDWRFLDVRRRPAAQLLFAVQATLEQGMREYAYANGCTEMHTPKLMGTASESGAAVFRLGYFDRSAYLAQSPQFFKQMAIAAGIDRVFEIGPVFRAEPSYTARHATEFTGVDVELAWITDVEDVMVFEERMLAHALSRVADAHADAVTEQFGVEVTVPDTPFPRITMAEAHRVLRGAGWNPRGDKEDLDPEGERLLGAHIKETRGHDFVFVTQYPASIRPFYHMRPADEPDTTSSFDLLWKGLEITTGAQREHRYDVLTRQAAEKGMGVEPLQDYLNCFRFGCPPHGGLGMGLGRVMMVLLGLESIREATFLFRGPNRLTP
- a CDS encoding maleylpyruvate isomerase; this translates as MDLFARSWTALRTAVAELPDEDFAQPSGCTGWLVRDLVCHLVIDAQDVLITLVTPAETEPTRDAVTYWDVAETPPTGDDPLDALTVRLAAAYEEPRLLKFHVDDVGSAAGRAAELADPGLRVGTRGEVLTAGDYLSAYILEWTLHHLDLVAHLPDAAEPPAEGLARSREMLEKIAGTAFPASFSDKDALLVGTGRRAPTDAEKAELGELAARLPLVLG